A stretch of Lactuca sativa cultivar Salinas chromosome 6, Lsat_Salinas_v11, whole genome shotgun sequence DNA encodes these proteins:
- the LOC111905334 gene encoding photosynthetic NDH subunit of subcomplex B 2, chloroplastic, producing the protein MAAASLLSLSLPKPTILIPKSTASTITTPSVTTFTETLDQKFGRKGIKFSEFDGTQIAELTVRNGSSLKLQLNNAHVTSYKPKVNWKDNDGYEEVLYTTSAAKGGIGLVINYADDNSKSKGVDLSEWIVKDADSDSIDALQVELSCTTSGTLDITYVISLYALSMATAVIIKNNGRKPVDLKTAILSHLKSKKRGGTAIQGLQGCKYCTQPPLTSQFEILSPSEAVKPEDPAWFSLGWEPEKKGGVWSVQDLPLTILKHKVSRVYGAPLEERLKEFYNTPPSKYETIDQGRELFFRVVRMGFEEIYVSSPGSLSEKYGEEYFICTGPATMLAPITIEPGEEWRGAQVIEHDNL; encoded by the exons ATGGCTGCAGCTTCtcttctatctctctctcttccCAAACCAACCATACTCATTCCAAAATCAACCGCTTCCACCATAACCACCCCTTCCGTTACCACCTTTACAGAGACGCTTGATCAGAAATTCGGCCGCAAAGGCATCAAATTCTCAGAGTTCGACGGAACTCAGATCGCAGAACTTACAGTCAGAAATGGCAGTTCGTTGAAGCTTCAATTGAACAATGCTCATGTCACTTCTTACAAGCCTAAAGTAAACTGGAAAGATAATGATGGATACGAAGAGGTTTTATATACCACTTCTGCTGCAAAAGGCGGAATCGGTTTGGTGATTAATTACGCTGATGATAATTCGAAATCTAAAGGTGTTGATTTATCGGAATGGATCGTTAAGGATGCTGATTCCGACTCCATTGATGCTCTTCAG GTCGAGTTGAGTTGTACCACAAGTGGAACTCTTGACATAACCTATGTCATCTCCCTCTACGCCCTAAGCATGGCAACCGcagttataataaaaaataatggcCGAAAACCAGTTGACCTAAAAACCGCTATACTTAGCCATCTAAAGTCTAAAAAAAGAGGAGGAACTGCCATTCAAGGCCTCCAAGGTTGCAAATATTGCACGCAACCTCCTTTAACTTCTCAATTTGAGATTCTCTCTCCATCCGAAGCAGTAAAACCAGAAGATCCAGCCTGGTTTTCCCTCGGGTGGGAGCCTGAGAAGAAAGGAGGAGTTTGGAGCGTGCAAGATTTGCCACTCACAATTTTGAAACATAAAGTTAGTAGAGTTTATGGTGCTCCACTCGAGGAGAGATTAAAAGAGTTCTACAAcactcctccatcaaaatacgaGACCATTGATCAG GGAAGAGAATTGTTCTTCAGGGTGGTAAGAATGGGGTTTGAAGAAATTTATGTGTCGAGTCCCGGATCATTATCAGAGAAATATGGAGAGGAATATTTTATTTGTACGGGGCCTGCAACTATGTTGGCTCCAATCACCATTGAACCGGGTGAAGAGTGGAGAGGAGCACAAGTTATCGAACATGATAATTTGTAA
- the LOC111905414 gene encoding receptor-like protein EIX1 translates to MNPCVFIVPPLLLLLLMTTTTSKLGGDDMMQCLDNERDALLLFKAPLQDPNGHLSTWRFDQLDCCKWSGVTCNNQTGHVTWLHIDSYGLVGEISHSLLNLTYLNHLDLSRNSFHGTIPTFIGSLRELIFLDLSYNSLYGTIPPEFGNLTNLQRLYLGSKGGFRVENLEWLFQLNHLEELDMDGISLAKQNHWVDVILSLRKLSSVSLDGCELSHVVYPYSSSFLNSSSSIESLFLGNNNLTSSMYCWLFPLASNKLRFLDLSSNRLDVMPKNLGINLCSLEILSLDNNSLVVEFPDFLNNLSGCASLSLKMLYAPRNQFTGSLSSEIQNFSSITSLDLSDNHLNGSISEKLWELPRLETLDVSFNNLRVPSTYHLSNLSYVKYIDLTSCKLLGSRFPKWIQTFKNLTFLDLSNTGISDTIPLEFWDMWPSQLQHLNLSSNNISGKVPDLSSNFAQSSVIDLSSNRFYGPIPNVPSALSTLSLSRNKFSGGIAFICQIVDGFLEFLDLSHNSLTGQLPDCLWLFK, encoded by the coding sequence ATGAATCCATGTGTTTTTATAGTTCCCCCACTTCTCTTGCTACTCCTTATGACTACAACTACCAGCAAATTGGGAGGAGATGATATGATGCAGTGTTTGGATAATGAGAGAGATGCTCTCCTTCTTTTCAAAGCTCCCCTTCAAGACCCCAATGGTCATCTCTCTACATGGAGATTTGACCAACTTGACTGCTGTAAATGGAGTGGAGTCACATGCAACAACCAAACAGGTCATGTCACATGGCTTCATATTGACTCCTATGGTCTTGTAGGTGAGATAAGCCATTCGTTGCTTAACTTAACCTACTTGAATCATCTTGATCTTTCCAGAAATTCTTTTCATGGAACCATTCCCACCTTCATTGGTTCCTTGAGAGAATTAATATTTCTTGACCTTTCCTATAACTCTCTTTATGGAACCATTCCTCCAGAGTTTGGAAACCTCACCAACTTGCAACGCCTTTATCTTGGATCCAAGGGAGGATTTAGAGTTGAAAATCTAGAGTGGTTGTTTCAACTCAATCATTTGGAGGAACTTGATATGGATGGGATTTCCCTGGCCAAACAAAATCATTGGGTAGATGTAATTCTTAGTCTCAGGAAACTCTCATCTGTAAGTTTAGATGGATGTGAGCTCTCACATGTCGTGTATCCATATTCTTCTTCATTTCTCAACTCTTCTTCATCTATTGAATCCCTTTTTCTTGGAAACAACAATCTCACCTCATCCATGTATTGTTGGTTGTTCCCATTAGCAAGCAATAAGCTTCGTTTTCTTGATCTCTCTAGCAACAGGTTAGATGTGATGCCCAAAAATCTTGGTATTAATCTCTGTAGTTTGGAAATTTTGAGTCTCGACAACAACTCTTTAGTGGTTGAATTTCCTGATTTTCTCAACAACTTGTCTGGATGCGCATCACTTTCATTAAAAATGTTGTATGCTCCAAGAAACCAATTTACAGGGTCATTGTCCAGTGAGATCCAAAACTTTTCATCCATAACATCTTTGGACCTATCTGATAATCATTTAAATGGAAGTATAAGTGAGAAACTGTGGGAACTACCTAGGCTTGAAACTCTTGACGTGTCTTTTAATAATCTTAGAGTTCCTTCCACATATCACTTGTCAAACCTTTCTTATGTAAAGTATATTGATCTGACCTCTTGCAAGCTGCTAGGGTCTCGCTTCCCCAAATGGATTCAGACATTCAAGAATCTTACCTTTCTTGATCTTTCCAATACTGGAATTTCAGATACAATTCCTCTGGAGTTTTGGGACATGTGGCCTTCTCAATTACAACATCTGAATCTCTCTTCCAACAATATTAGCGGGAAAGTACCAGATTTATCATCAAATTTTGCCCAGAGTTCAGTGATTGATTTGAGTTCCAACAGATTCTATGGTCCAATACCAAATGTTCCTTCCGCTTTATCAACATTAAGCCTTTCCAGAAACAAATTCTCTGGAGGGATCGCCTTTATATGCCAAATTGTTGATGGGTTCTTAGAATTTCTTGACCTCTCTCATAACTCATTAACCGGACAACTCCCAGATTGTTTGTGGCTTTTCAAATAA
- the LOC111905415 gene encoding receptor-like protein EIX2, which yields MSRNNLHGTIPSCLSNLTGMVQQGISQDVQLYTRYEQETYADHAMIQWQGQERELFSTLKQLKSIDLSSNNLTGRIPNEITNLYDLIVLNLSKNALFGEIPQKIGDSFSGRIPSSMSEMSLLNDLDVSFNNLSGRIPISTQFQTFPPSRFNGNTRLCGPPLTEKCSGDKEPEAPRLIGKSEGDGEDTDDELMGWFYIGGGTGFATGFWIACSVLLLNQRGRHAFFRFYDNVKDWVYVKVVVFIQNLQK from the coding sequence ATGTCAAGGAACAATCTCCATGGAACTATTCCCTCATGTTTGAGTAATCTTACAGGCATGGTTCAACAAGGAATTTCACAAGATGTACAACTTTATACAAGATATGAACAAGAGACATATGCTGACCATGCAATGATTCAGTGGCAAGGACAAGAACGCGAATTATTTAGTACTCTGAAACAGTTGAAGAGCATTGACCTGTCAAGCAACAATCTAACAGGACGAATCCCAAATGAAATTACCAATCTTTATGACTTGATTGTCTTGAACTTGTCAAAGAACGCTCTATTTGGAGAGATTCCACAGAAAATTGGTGACAGTTTTTCTGGGAGGATACCATCAAGCATGTCTGAGATGAGTTTACTGAATGACCTAGACGTGTCATTTAATAACTTGTCAGGGAGAATCCCGATTAGCACTCAATTCCAGACCTTTCCACCTTCAAGATTCAATGGAAACACGCGTCTATGTGGACCTCCTCTTACCGAAAAATGTTCTGGAGACAAAGAACCAGAAGCACCACGTCTTATTGGTAAAAGTGAGGGTGATGGGGAAGACACAGATGATGAACTCATGGGATGGTTTTATATTGGTGGGGGGACTGGTTTTGCTACTGGATTTTGGATAGCGTGTTCGGTTTTGCTTTTAAATCAACGAGGGAGACATGCTTTTTTTCGGTTTTATGATAATGTAAAAGATTGGGTTTATGTAAAGGTGGTGGTGTTCATTCAGAATTTGCAAAAGTAG
- the LOC111905337 gene encoding casein kinase 1-like protein HD16, translating to MPQLRSGARRSKRLGDLQPATQPINQAENTAPPTQTRPRRKTGGGGGGRGRGGDAAGVAKGPVAALPVRPTVGGRGRGVRLIDLDPEPPCDIIPEAPIRLDTVADKDIAMEGGSGGADKVMGVEEEGNSTPVPERVQVGNSPIYKVERKLGKGGFGQVYVGRRLSGGTERTGPDAVEVALKFEHRNSKGCNYGPPYEWQVYSSLNGCYGIPWVHYKGRQGDFYILVMDILGPSLWDVWNSLGQSMSPSMVACIAVESISILEKLHSKGFVHGDVKPENFLLGQPGTVDEKKLYLIDLGLASKWKDSTSSQHVEYDQRPDIFRGTIRYASVHAHLGRTGSRRDDLESLAYTLIFLIKGRLPWQGYQGDNKSFLVCKKKMATSPELMCCFCPAPFKHFLEAVTNMKFDEEPNYSKLISLFESLIEPVTSLRPIRIDGALKVGQKRGRLLINLEEDEQPKKKVRLGSPATQWISVYNARRPMKQRYHYNVADARLVQHVDKGNEDGLYISCVASASNLWALIMDAGTGFCSQVYEVSPVFLHKDWIMEQWEKNFYISSIAGAANGSSLVVMSKGTPYTQQSYKVSESFPFKWISKKWKEGFHVTSMTTAGSRWGVVMSRNAGFSEQVVELDFLYPSEGIHRRWESGYRITSMAATPDQAAFILSIPRRKMMDETQETLRTSAFPSTHVKEKWSKNLYIASMCYGRTVC from the exons ATGCCACAACTTCGAAGTGGAGCAAGGAGATCAAAACGGCTTGGTGATCTTCAGCCTGCCACTCAACCTATCAATCAAGCAGAAAACACCGCCCCACCAACCCAAACCAGACCTAGAAGAAagactggtggtggtggtggtggaagggGAAGAGGTGGTGATGCTGCAGGTGTAGCTAAAGGGCCTGTAGCGGCATTACCAGTGAGGCCAACTGTTGGTGGTAGAGGTAGAGGTGTTCGGTTGATTGATTTGGACCCTGAACCTCCTTGTGATATTATCCCTGAAGCTCCAATTAGACTAGACACAGTTGCAGATAAAGACATTGCCATGGAAGGTGGAAGTGGTGGTGCTGATAAAGTTATGGGTGTTGAAGAAGAAGGCAACTCAACTCCTGTTCCCGAAAGG GTACAAGTGGGAAATTCTCCTATATATAAGGTGGAAAGAAAGTTGGGGAAAGGTGGTTTTGGACAGGTTTATGTTGGGAGGAGGTTAAGTGGTGGAACAGAAAGAACAGGGCCAGATGCAGTTGAG GTAGCATTAAAGTTTGAGCATCGCAATAGTAAAGGTTGCAACTATGGTCCTCCTTATGAGTGGCAGGTTTACAG ctCATTGAATGGATGTTATGGGATTCCATGGGTTCACTACAAGGGTCGACAAGGTGACTTTTACATTCTG GTCATGGACATTCTTGGACCAAGTCTTTGGGATGTTTGGAATTCTTTAGGCCAATC GATGTCACCAAGTATGGTGGCTTGCATTGCTGTTGAGTCGATATCAATTCTTGAGAAGCTTCACTCAAAAGG GTTTGTTCATGGAGATGTGAAGCCAGAAAACTTCTTACTTGGTCAACCAGGAACTGTGGATGAAAAGAAACTATATCTTATCGACCTTGGTTTAG CATCAAAATGGAAAGATTCAACTTCTAGTCAACACGTTGAGTATGATCAACGACCAGATATATTTAG GGGGACAATAAGATATGCAAGTGTGCATGCACATTTAGGTCGAACAGGAAGTAGAAGAGATGACCTTGAGTCACTTGCATACACATTAATATTTCTCATTAAAGGAAGGTTACCATGGCAAGGTTACCAG GGAGACAACAAGAGTTTTCTTGTTTGTAAAAAGAAAATGGCAACATCACCTGAGTTGATGTGTTGTTTTTGTCCTGCACCATTTAAACATTTTCTTGAAGCTGTTACAAATATGAAATTTGATGAAGAGCCAAattattctaaattaatttctttATTTGAGAGCCTTATTGAACCCGTTACATCACTAAGACCAATCAGAATCGATGGGGCACTCAAG GTGGGACAAAAAAGGGGAAGATTGCTTATTAATTTAGAAGAAGATGAACAACCAAAAAAGAAAGTAAGATTAGGTAGTCCTGCTACACAATGGATTTCTGTTTACAATGCACGTCGCCCAATGAAACAAAG ATATCACTATAATGTAGCTGATGCGAGACTTGTTCAACATGTGGATAAGGGTAATGAAGATGGTCTATACATCAGCTGTGTGGCTTCAGCCTCAAATCTTTGGGCCTTAATTATGGATGCAGGAACAGGATTCTGTTCCCAAGTTTATGAAGTTTCTCCTGTCTTTCTTCACAAG GACTGGATTATGGAACAGTGGGAGAAGAATTTTTACATCAGTTCAATAGCTGGTGCTGCTAATGGAAGCTCATTGGTTGTCATGTCTAAAG GGACGCCTTACACTCAACAATCATACAAAGTGAGTGAATCATTTCCttttaaatggattagcaaaaaATGGAAAGAAGGATTCCATGTGACTTCCATGACGACAGCTGGCAGTCGTTGGGGTGTTGTCATGTCAAGAAACGCAGGTTTCTCTGAACAG GTTGTGGAGCTTGATTTTCTTTACCCAAGTGAAGGAATACACCGTAGATGGGAAAGTGGGTACAGGATAACATCTATGGCTGCCACACCTGATCAAGCTGCTTTTATTTTGAGTATCCCAAGGCGTAAAATGATGGATGAGACTCAAGAAACTTTGAGAACATCTGCCTTCCCCAGCACTCATGTCaag GAAAAATGGTCGAAAAACCTCTACATCGCATCCATGTGTTATGGTCGAACTGTTTGCTGA